One Desulfomonile tiedjei DNA window includes the following coding sequences:
- a CDS encoding tetratricopeptide repeat protein, translated as MSQSRKSNRKRKNTSPVDPLDKKTLQPAEGRGQQSRAVIRDILFGLLVCLVFFAVLEAILRVWDLPTMDPAEDPYVGFSATKPLYEVKEGIASTADYKLKAFNQASFSVPKRPNTMRVFCFGGSTTYGHPFDARSSFSRWLEDLLKASSPEKNFEVINAGGISYASYRIVPLIKETLQYEPDLMVIYTGHNEFLERRTYSGLFEQGGSLVSLRSLLEDLRIYQALKRLIVPLLPAGAKDKAAAKPEKSVLKEEATTLLDRSAGTELYHRDEQFSRGVVQHFAHNLRAMILLCRKAGVPVVVVQPPSNIKDFSPFKSEHSAGLGSADKRQVTRRLSQASQLVTEKHFQEALSVTEEALVRDPLYAESYYWKGKALLGLGRAADAKANFVKARDLDVCPLRCISDIDEQIVTIARQEEVVFIPFAEALERKASELGDRTGIPGNECFLDHVHPTIELHQLLAETIVDTLAEKGLFKPSKKLTPDERQAVYTRAMNSLDTSFFALRDLNLAKTLRWAGKKAEARAALQRVAQQLPDDVEVHKMMGSYLLDDGKYDQAVGEYEKAAELSGNETEMMFGLATAYHRAGKKKEAEATYERLRSTEMGMAEADANLAMIHLEGGRTEQALALLGSALKKHAEAEPLLAPYALALVMSGKTNEAIPWMIRAVNAEPGNANHLYNLAGMYALAGNRNEAIRYLDEAVQKGYANPEKAGRDPVFATIRDLPEFRAILERMN; from the coding sequence ATGAGCCAATCACGAAAATCTAATAGGAAACGTAAGAATACGTCTCCTGTAGATCCGCTGGACAAAAAGACCTTGCAGCCGGCTGAAGGACGAGGACAGCAATCGAGGGCCGTAATTCGCGATATTCTGTTCGGACTCTTAGTCTGCCTCGTTTTTTTTGCGGTCCTGGAGGCCATCCTTCGCGTCTGGGATCTTCCTACCATGGACCCGGCGGAAGACCCCTATGTGGGATTCTCGGCTACCAAGCCACTTTATGAGGTCAAGGAGGGGATTGCGTCCACAGCGGACTACAAGCTCAAAGCCTTCAATCAGGCATCCTTTTCAGTGCCGAAACGACCCAATACCATGCGGGTTTTCTGCTTTGGCGGCTCTACAACGTATGGTCACCCCTTCGATGCAAGATCTTCGTTTTCAAGATGGCTGGAGGACTTACTCAAGGCGTCGTCTCCCGAGAAGAATTTCGAAGTGATCAACGCGGGAGGAATTTCATACGCTTCTTATCGCATTGTTCCGCTCATCAAGGAGACATTGCAGTACGAACCCGATCTGATGGTGATTTACACCGGCCACAACGAGTTCCTGGAACGCAGGACTTATTCGGGGTTGTTCGAGCAAGGTGGCTCTCTTGTCAGCCTGAGATCGTTGTTGGAGGATTTGAGGATCTATCAGGCGCTGAAGAGACTCATCGTTCCACTTTTGCCCGCGGGTGCGAAAGACAAAGCAGCGGCCAAACCTGAAAAATCAGTGCTTAAGGAGGAAGCCACTACCCTCCTGGATCGGAGCGCGGGAACAGAGCTTTACCATCGCGATGAACAGTTTTCTCGGGGGGTGGTGCAGCATTTCGCGCACAATCTGCGAGCCATGATATTGCTCTGCCGGAAGGCTGGCGTGCCGGTTGTCGTAGTTCAACCGCCCTCGAACATCAAGGACTTTTCACCGTTTAAATCCGAGCATTCCGCGGGATTGGGCTCCGCGGACAAAAGGCAAGTTACCCGGCGCCTTTCTCAAGCATCTCAACTGGTGACAGAGAAGCATTTTCAGGAGGCGCTCTCCGTAACCGAGGAGGCTCTGGTCAGAGACCCTTTGTACGCGGAAAGCTACTATTGGAAGGGGAAGGCCTTGCTCGGACTTGGCCGCGCGGCCGACGCTAAGGCGAACTTCGTCAAAGCTAGGGATCTCGATGTGTGCCCGCTGCGGTGCATTTCGGACATCGACGAGCAGATCGTCACGATCGCTCGCCAGGAAGAGGTTGTCTTCATACCCTTCGCGGAAGCACTGGAGCGGAAGGCATCCGAACTCGGTGATAGGACGGGCATTCCCGGCAATGAGTGTTTCCTCGATCACGTACACCCGACGATTGAGCTGCATCAATTGTTGGCGGAAACCATCGTGGACACGCTTGCGGAAAAGGGCTTGTTCAAGCCGTCGAAGAAGCTAACCCCGGACGAGCGGCAGGCCGTATACACGCGAGCAATGAACTCTCTCGATACTAGTTTCTTTGCCCTGCGGGACTTGAACCTTGCCAAGACGCTTCGATGGGCAGGCAAGAAAGCTGAAGCCAGAGCTGCTCTTCAACGAGTGGCTCAGCAACTGCCGGACGACGTGGAAGTACACAAAATGATGGGTAGTTATCTGCTCGATGACGGCAAGTACGATCAGGCCGTTGGCGAATACGAGAAAGCAGCAGAGCTTTCGGGTAACGAAACCGAGATGATGTTTGGTCTTGCCACCGCGTACCATCGTGCAGGGAAGAAGAAAGAAGCTGAAGCAACCTATGAGCGTTTGCGCAGCACTGAAATGGGGATGGCCGAGGCCGACGCCAATCTGGCAATGATTCACCTCGAAGGGGGCCGCACAGAGCAGGCCCTGGCATTGCTTGGTTCCGCTCTGAAAAAACACGCGGAAGCAGAACCGTTGTTGGCGCCGTACGCTCTAGCTCTTGTCATGTCGGGGAAGACTAACGAGGCTATCCCCTGGATGATACGAGCGGTCAACGCCGAGCCCGGAAACGCCAACCATCTGTACAACCTCGCGGGGATGTATGCGCTGGCCGGAAATAGGAATGAGGCGATAAGATACCTGGACGAGGCGGTTCAAAAAGGGTATGCCAACCCAGAAAAGGCAGGTCGCGACCCGGTGTTCGCAACCATCCGAGACCTGCCGGAATTCCGGGCAATCCTCGAACGGATGAACTAA